The genomic region GGCTCGGTGGCCCAGCACCACGAGCAGTAAGGGTCCGTGAAATACGTGACCTCCACCCGCGACGCCATCCCCTCTTCCTCACCCAATCGGTCCGCAACGTCCGGTGCTCCAATCACACCAGAGGCCGGGCTCTTCCGCCGGGAGGATTTCCAGGGTCTCCGAAGACGTCTCCGGCTCCGCAGGGGGCGCGGCCACCAGCCAGGCCACCTCCTCCGGGACCTCGGGATGGATCTCCTCGTGGAGAAGGCTCCAGCCCGCTTCCGAGAGCTCGCGCCGGACCCATCGGGCCTCCACGGCCGAGATCGTGGTGCAGATCAAACGCCCGTCGGCGGCCAGGAGCCCCGGCAGCCGGGCGAAGACCGCTTGCCAGCGGCTCGGCTGGGCGAGGAGGTCCGGCCGGCGGATCACGATGAGATCGAAGCCGCCCTCCCAGCCGGGCGGAAGGGTGGCGGCGTCGGCGCAGCGGAACCGGGCCCAGGGCACCCGCGCCTGAGCCCGCGCCAACGCCAGCTCATCCAGGTCCACCCCCACCATCCGCACGACCCCCGGCCCTCCCAGGCGGTCGGCCAGCGCAGCGGCCTCCTCCCCTTCCCCACAACCGATGAGCAGGACACGAAGCGGACGGCGAGAAGGAAGCCATCCCTCGATCGCCGGGAGCCACCTCATTCTCAACCTCCTCAACCTCCTCCTCTGAGATCAACGCCCCGGGGGCCCGGATCCTTCGGGGCCGGGCCCCCGGGCGGCCGTGCTCAGAACGGCCAGAGGTTCGGGATCAGGCTGAAGGGCCAGCGCTCGATGAGGAGGAACATCAGCGCCGCCCCCATCAGGGCCATGTTCTTGTTGAAGTTGACCATCTCGATGATGCGCTGCTGCTGATCCTGCACCGCCCAGAAGTTGTGCATCTTGAAGGTCACGGGCAGGAAGAACAGCACCGCGCTCAGCACCCCGATGCCCGGATACACCCCCAGCAGGAAACTAAGGCCGGAGATCAGCAGGAGGATCCCCGAGACGATCACCGCCAGCCGGGGCGCGGGCACCCCTTTATACGCGGCATACTGGGTCATCTGCTCCGTGCCCATGATCAGATGGTTGGCCGCGTTGAACAGGTAGAAGAGGCCGACGATAATCCGCCCGATC from Thermoflexus hugenholtzii JAD2 harbors:
- a CDS encoding DoxX family protein; its protein translation is MEILFLIGRIIVGLFYLFNAANHLIMGTEQMTQYAAYKGVPAPRLAVIVSGILLLISGLSFLLGVYPGIGVLSAVLFFLPVTFKMHNFWAVQDQQQRIIEMVNFNKNMALMGAALMFLLIERWPFSLIPNLWPF
- a CDS encoding class I SAM-dependent methyltransferase, which encodes MRWLPAIEGWLPSRRPLRVLLIGCGEGEEAAALADRLGGPGVVRMVGVDLDELALARAQARVPWARFRCADAATLPPGWEGGFDLIVIRRPDLLAQPSRWQAVFARLPGLLAADGRLICTTISAVEARWVRRELSEAGWSLLHEEIHPEVPEEVAWLVAAPPAEPETSSETLEILPAEEPGLWCDWSTGRCGPIG